The Spirosoma foliorum genome has a window encoding:
- a CDS encoding RraA family protein yields MKSRITVLASLITAFCAAGPLLAQTIPKDELIFLTSEWKGERFPDGRPKVSDNLIERAKHIGIDDAWTVLKNEGYTNQFEGNWKLIHNDVAVTGRAVTAMFMPSRPDVEKTIKERGITKQGRKGNTNTWPIETLTKGDVYVADGFGKIGGGTLVGATLGNAIFSKTGNGVIFNGAARDLQELENIKGFNAFVRDFHPSFLEEMVLMGLNTPIRIGNVMVLPGDLVIAQREGVLFVPAHMAEQVVSTAEFVVRKDQFGFETVKSGKYTTGQIDSQWTDEIKTDFLKWLTQHPELGTMTRPELDKVMSKRTW; encoded by the coding sequence ATGAAATCCCGAATTACTGTCTTAGCATCACTTATCACTGCGTTTTGTGCCGCGGGTCCTTTACTTGCACAAACAATCCCTAAAGATGAATTGATCTTTTTAACATCGGAATGGAAAGGCGAACGGTTCCCGGATGGTCGTCCTAAAGTTTCGGATAACTTAATAGAACGGGCTAAACACATTGGGATTGATGATGCCTGGACCGTCTTAAAAAACGAAGGCTACACCAATCAGTTTGAAGGCAACTGGAAACTGATTCACAACGATGTTGCTGTAACCGGACGAGCCGTAACGGCCATGTTCATGCCCAGTCGGCCCGATGTTGAGAAAACGATTAAAGAACGCGGCATTACCAAGCAAGGTCGAAAAGGCAACACCAATACCTGGCCGATAGAAACCCTGACCAAAGGCGATGTGTATGTGGCCGATGGTTTTGGTAAAATTGGTGGGGGAACCTTAGTAGGTGCCACCTTGGGCAACGCTATTTTCAGTAAAACGGGCAATGGGGTGATCTTCAATGGAGCGGCCAGAGATTTGCAGGAACTCGAAAACATAAAAGGGTTCAACGCCTTTGTTCGCGATTTTCATCCGTCGTTTCTGGAAGAAATGGTGCTCATGGGTCTGAACACACCAATCCGAATCGGCAATGTGATGGTCCTCCCTGGCGATTTGGTGATTGCGCAACGAGAAGGCGTTCTTTTTGTACCGGCCCACATGGCCGAGCAGGTTGTCAGCACCGCCGAGTTTGTTGTCCGTAAAGATCAGTTTGGCTTTGAAACCGTCAAGTCGGGCAAATACACCACCGGTCAGATCGATAGTCAATGGACCGACGAAATCAAAACTGATTTCCTGAAATGGTTGACGCAACATCCAGAGCTAGGAACGATGACTCGGCCAGAATTGGATAAAGTAATGAGTAAGAGAACCTGGTGA
- a CDS encoding RraA family protein translates to MTKKTLVVLTLITLSVSFFAQAQRIGSSPEYITALTSNWKGERFPDGRPKIPDIVLERLQNCTLEQIWGYLGKKGYRNQVEKDWVILKPGETMTGRAVTAQFMPTRPDLDSLVRAQGKAEGRSQKGGINIWPIDILTKGDIYVADGYGKIKDGTLIGSSLGNAIYGKTGKGVVFYGSVRDMQELKDTKGFNAWVKGHDPSYIKDMTPTSINAPIRIGEVTVLPGDAVFANEYGTVFIPAHLVEGLVSASEMTALRDEFERVLLQQGKYPSGEIHGDWSDKIKGEFRTWVSKYPKKLAITQKDVDAYLAKEGH, encoded by the coding sequence ATGACAAAAAAAACACTCGTCGTATTGACACTTATTACCCTTTCGGTGAGCTTTTTCGCCCAGGCGCAACGGATAGGTTCATCGCCTGAATACATAACGGCATTAACCTCAAACTGGAAAGGCGAACGGTTCCCGGACGGTCGTCCGAAGATTCCGGATATCGTGCTGGAACGGCTACAGAATTGTACGCTGGAACAGATTTGGGGGTATCTGGGTAAAAAAGGTTATCGGAATCAGGTCGAGAAAGACTGGGTTATTCTTAAACCCGGTGAAACAATGACAGGGCGAGCCGTAACGGCTCAATTTATGCCTACCCGTCCTGATCTCGATAGTCTGGTACGGGCGCAGGGCAAAGCTGAAGGTCGTTCGCAAAAAGGCGGGATCAACATCTGGCCCATCGATATCCTGACCAAAGGCGATATTTACGTAGCTGATGGTTATGGCAAGATTAAAGACGGCACGCTGATCGGGTCTAGCCTGGGCAATGCCATTTATGGCAAAACAGGCAAAGGCGTCGTTTTTTATGGATCGGTTCGCGACATGCAGGAATTGAAGGACACCAAAGGCTTCAACGCTTGGGTAAAAGGGCATGATCCGTCTTATATTAAAGACATGACTCCAACGTCCATCAATGCGCCTATTCGCATTGGAGAGGTTACCGTACTTCCTGGTGATGCCGTTTTTGCTAACGAATACGGCACCGTGTTTATCCCGGCCCATCTCGTTGAAGGATTGGTATCGGCCTCTGAAATGACTGCCTTACGCGATGAATTTGAGCGAGTTCTTTTGCAACAAGGTAAATACCCATCGGGCGAAATTCACGGCGATTGGTCGGATAAAATCAAAGGTGAATTCAGAACATGGGTTAGTAAGTATCCTAAGAAGTTAGCGATCACCCAAAAAGATGTGGATGCTTATCTGGCAAAAGAAGGGCATTAA
- a CDS encoding mandelate racemase/muconate lactonizing enzyme family protein, translated as MKDIFSRLSSPDNSSDRRDFFRKAGLGGLSLGLMFDKSPEQEMEFITQKVSRFAKPSELKITDMRVAILQGVPFSSPIIRIDTNQGLVGWGEVRDGASANYALMLKSRLLGKNPCNVEQIFKQIKQFGGQSRAAGGVCGVEMALWDLAGKAYGVPAYQLLGGKYRDFIRLYADTPEADTYEGFAENMKKRRDQGYTFLKMDFGIGMLADQPGMLVNANNWSVKRQWSDAEPGKLGNYANTKHPFTRIQVTKKGLDRLVEHVGKVREIVGYDTPLAADHFGHFDVNTAIQIGKAMEPFRLAWLEDLVPWFYTDQWKQISDAIDTPTLTGEDIYLKEGFIKLIDAKAIDMIHPDLASSGGLLETKKIGDYAEEKGIPMAMHFAGSPISMMANVHCAAATENFVALEHHGVDVAGWEDLVTGIKPIVDKGFVRVPDKPGLGVELNEEVAKKFLKKGGTWFAPTDVWNTKDSADREWS; from the coding sequence ATGAAAGACATTTTCTCCCGGTTGTCTTCTCCCGACAACTCCTCTGATCGCCGTGACTTTTTCCGTAAAGCGGGATTAGGTGGTCTCTCACTCGGTCTCATGTTCGATAAATCGCCAGAACAGGAGATGGAATTTATTACGCAGAAAGTAAGCCGTTTTGCCAAACCATCGGAACTGAAAATTACAGATATGCGGGTGGCCATCCTGCAAGGCGTGCCTTTCAGTAGCCCAATTATTCGAATCGATACGAACCAGGGTCTGGTAGGCTGGGGTGAGGTTCGCGACGGAGCCAGTGCCAACTACGCGCTCATGCTGAAAAGCCGACTGTTGGGCAAGAACCCGTGCAACGTAGAACAGATATTCAAGCAGATCAAGCAGTTTGGCGGACAAAGCCGGGCAGCTGGTGGCGTTTGTGGCGTTGAAATGGCACTTTGGGATTTGGCTGGTAAAGCATATGGTGTACCCGCTTATCAACTTCTGGGTGGCAAATACCGTGACTTTATCCGGTTGTATGCCGATACACCCGAAGCTGATACCTACGAAGGATTCGCGGAGAATATGAAAAAGCGCCGGGATCAGGGCTATACGTTCCTAAAAATGGATTTCGGTATTGGTATGCTGGCCGATCAACCGGGTATGCTGGTGAATGCCAACAACTGGAGTGTAAAACGCCAGTGGAGTGATGCAGAGCCAGGGAAACTAGGCAACTATGCCAACACAAAACACCCGTTTACGCGGATTCAGGTCACGAAAAAAGGACTGGATAGATTAGTGGAACACGTGGGTAAAGTGCGTGAAATTGTGGGCTACGATACCCCGTTAGCTGCCGATCACTTTGGTCACTTCGACGTAAATACCGCTATTCAAATTGGTAAAGCGATGGAGCCATTCCGGCTCGCGTGGCTCGAAGATCTTGTTCCCTGGTTCTATACCGATCAATGGAAACAGATTTCTGACGCTATCGACACGCCGACATTGACTGGCGAAGATATCTATCTGAAAGAAGGATTTATTAAACTCATCGATGCGAAAGCCATCGATATGATTCACCCTGATCTGGCATCGTCAGGCGGGTTGTTGGAAACCAAGAAAATAGGCGATTATGCCGAAGAAAAAGGTATTCCAATGGCGATGCACTTTGCCGGATCGCCAATCTCGATGATGGCCAACGTACACTGTGCAGCTGCTACGGAGAATTTTGTCGCGCTGGAACATCACGGCGTCGATGTGGCCGGTTGGGAAGATTTGGTAACGGGTATCAAACCAATTGTTGACAAAGGATTTGTTCGGGTTCCTGATAAACCAGGCCTTGGCGTTGAACTAAACGAAGAGGTTGCCAAGAAATTTCTCAAAAAAGGTGGCACCTGGTTTGCGCCTACCGATGTCTGGAATACGAAAGATTCGGCCGACCGGGAGTGGAGTTAG
- a CDS encoding TIGR01777 family oxidoreductase, whose translation MNETVLITGGTGSIGRRLTQLLQQKGYQVSLLSRSPKTIPEVRVYLWDVKKGQIDPQAITTADHIIHLAGEGIADERWTDERKDEILNSRTQSTELLAQTLEETDHHVKSFIGASAIGYYGADTGDRPLTETSVGGTDFMAQVVRAWERSEDQIAALGIRTVKMRTGIVLTMTGGALPKLVQPVRLGAGAPIGSGQQYMSWIHFDDLCQMYIQALADDSWRGAYNAVAPNPVTNETLTKAIAQVLHRPTILPNIPAFAIKLLYGEMAIVVTGGNYVLNKRIAEETTFAYQYTDLTKALEDLLT comes from the coding sequence ATGAATGAAACAGTATTGATTACAGGGGGCACCGGCTCTATTGGTCGGCGCTTAACCCAATTGCTCCAACAGAAAGGGTATCAAGTCTCGCTACTAAGCCGATCGCCAAAGACCATTCCGGAAGTGCGCGTGTATTTGTGGGATGTAAAAAAAGGGCAGATTGACCCACAAGCGATTACCACTGCCGATCATATTATTCATCTGGCCGGAGAAGGCATTGCCGATGAACGCTGGACTGATGAGCGAAAAGATGAAATTTTGAACAGCCGTACGCAATCCACCGAACTACTGGCTCAGACATTAGAGGAAACGGATCACCATGTAAAATCATTTATCGGGGCATCGGCTATTGGCTACTATGGAGCCGATACCGGCGACCGGCCACTAACCGAAACCAGCGTAGGTGGCACCGATTTTATGGCGCAGGTGGTTCGGGCGTGGGAGCGTTCGGAAGATCAGATTGCCGCACTTGGTATTCGTACGGTGAAAATGCGAACGGGTATCGTATTAACGATGACGGGCGGTGCGTTACCCAAATTAGTCCAGCCAGTTCGGCTTGGGGCAGGTGCTCCTATTGGTTCTGGACAGCAATATATGTCGTGGATTCACTTCGACGACCTCTGTCAGATGTATATTCAAGCCTTGGCCGATGACTCGTGGCGAGGAGCTTACAATGCAGTAGCACCCAATCCGGTCACGAATGAAACGTTGACAAAGGCGATTGCTCAGGTGTTACACCGACCCACTATTTTGCCAAACATTCCCGCTTTTGCGATCAAGCTTCTCTACGGCGAAATGGCGATTGTTGTTACTGGAGGGAATTATGTACTGAACAAGCGCATCGCCGAAGAGACGACGTTTGCATATCAGTATACCGATTTGACCAAGGCACTGGAGGATTTGTTAACGTAA